One segment of Virgibacillus doumboii DNA contains the following:
- a CDS encoding GbsR/MarR family transcriptional regulator produces the protein MELDNDIQKVEESRDILISAIAQTMVIYGVTPSVGRIYGVLYFADKPLNLDEIKDQVAMSKGSVSTGLRDLLDTEMVIKVWKKGNRKDHYIAEKDFFKNFFAFFVKKLRQERNIISRANQQVEGTLKDIAANTQSDKAKEMAQGDLADIEQTMVYFDWTLKLANAMETREIFEYFPVKRKDGDNDEQD, from the coding sequence ATGGAATTGGATAACGATATTCAAAAAGTGGAAGAGTCACGGGATATTCTGATAAGCGCAATCGCTCAAACAATGGTCATTTATGGGGTAACTCCATCGGTTGGGAGAATTTACGGCGTTCTTTATTTTGCAGACAAGCCCCTTAATCTTGATGAAATAAAAGATCAGGTTGCGATGAGTAAAGGAAGCGTCAGTACAGGATTACGGGATCTTCTTGACACGGAAATGGTGATCAAAGTTTGGAAAAAAGGCAATCGGAAAGATCATTATATTGCAGAAAAAGACTTTTTTAAGAATTTTTTTGCCTTCTTTGTCAAAAAGCTAAGACAGGAACGAAATATAATCTCAAGAGCCAATCAACAGGTTGAAGGAACTTTGAAGGATATCGCAGCAAACACTCAATCTGATAAGGCAAAAGAAATGGCACAGGGAGACTTGGCTGATATTGAGCAAACGATGGTCTATTTTGACTGGACGCTTAAATTAGCAAACGCTATGGAAACAAGGGAGATATTTGAGTACTTCCCGGTAAAAAGAAAAGATGGTGACAACGATGAACAAGACTAA
- a CDS encoding cysteine hydrolase family protein yields MNKTNTALVLIDVQKESEFGIEGVDAVVNNTERLIAACRKIGVPVIFTRHINREDTVGLSNEEPLTEDGKPVFYNDGTDAVEIMDSIRPEDGDIVIDKYRWSSFYDTSLDLILRNMGVKHLIMGGFVTDGCLMTSVFDAYFRDYQVNLVKDMCGATNEGAHMASILTMANWVYDLAVFNTSEIIKKLNGESHKNWKSPYPDQLQFTPENMRQVFDELNK; encoded by the coding sequence ATGAACAAGACTAACACAGCATTGGTACTAATTGATGTGCAAAAAGAAAGTGAGTTTGGGATTGAAGGCGTGGATGCCGTAGTAAACAACACAGAGCGATTAATTGCAGCATGCCGAAAAATAGGTGTTCCTGTAATATTTACACGGCACATTAACCGTGAAGATACGGTTGGCCTGTCAAATGAAGAACCATTGACCGAAGATGGCAAACCGGTATTCTATAATGACGGAACCGATGCGGTGGAAATCATGGATAGTATCAGGCCTGAAGATGGAGATATTGTCATTGATAAATACAGATGGAGCAGTTTTTATGATACAAGTTTAGATCTTATCCTCAGGAATATGGGAGTTAAGCACTTAATAATGGGTGGCTTTGTCACTGACGGCTGTTTGATGACTTCTGTGTTTGACGCCTACTTCCGGGACTACCAGGTGAATTTGGTTAAAGATATGTGCGGTGCAACGAATGAAGGTGCACACATGGCATCCATTTTAACGATGGCAAACTGGGTTTATGATCTCGCTGTCTTTAATACGTCTGAAATAATAAAAAAATTAAACGGTGAATCGCATAAAAACTGGAAATCCCCGTATCCCGATCAACTGCAATTTACACCTGAAAATATGCGACAGGTATTTGATGAATTAAACAAGTAA
- a CDS encoding glycine betaine ABC transporter substrate-binding protein: MLKKTKLVSISVIIMLSMILSACGGGGNDNNEGNNASDNKKEGDNLGQKELTIPYVAWASATASNHVMEVVLEEAGYDVTLKQVNSGAMYTAVSDGSADATVCVWLPHTDASYWEKYKQDLVHLGPNLEGAPLGLVVPKYMDINSIEDLAKNTNSVGDNTEWTITGIEPGAGQMKHTKENVMPEYGLDKWNLQASSSPAMAASLGDAIEKKEPIIVTLWSPHWAFAKWDLKYLEDPKNIYGDPDNINTIVRKGLEEDAPKAHKILDQFKWNKKQIGEVMVKINNGMEPAEAAQEWVKNNQDTVSKWTKGVK; the protein is encoded by the coding sequence ATGTTGAAGAAAACAAAATTAGTTAGTATTAGCGTAATTATTATGCTATCGATGATCTTGTCAGCGTGTGGCGGTGGCGGCAATGATAATAACGAAGGCAATAATGCATCAGATAATAAAAAAGAAGGGGACAACCTTGGACAGAAAGAATTAACAATTCCTTATGTTGCATGGGCGTCAGCGACAGCAAGTAACCATGTAATGGAAGTAGTACTGGAAGAGGCTGGTTATGATGTAACCTTAAAACAGGTCAATTCAGGAGCAATGTACACGGCTGTTTCTGATGGTTCAGCAGATGCAACCGTCTGTGTATGGCTGCCTCACACAGACGCTAGTTACTGGGAAAAGTATAAACAAGACCTTGTCCATCTTGGTCCGAACCTGGAAGGAGCACCACTCGGTCTTGTTGTTCCAAAATATATGGATATAAACTCGATTGAAGATCTAGCTAAGAATACAAACTCAGTTGGAGATAATACAGAGTGGACAATTACAGGGATAGAACCTGGTGCCGGACAAATGAAACACACGAAAGAGAATGTTATGCCGGAGTACGGGTTGGATAAATGGAATCTGCAAGCCAGCTCTTCACCTGCAATGGCAGCATCATTGGGTGATGCAATTGAGAAAAAAGAACCAATCATTGTTACCCTTTGGTCACCACATTGGGCATTTGCTAAATGGGATTTGAAGTATCTGGAAGATCCGAAAAATATTTACGGCGACCCTGATAACATTAACACAATTGTTCGGAAAGGCCTGGAAGAGGACGCACCAAAAGCACACAAAATTCTAGATCAATTTAAATGGAACAAAAAACAAATTGGTGAAGTAATGGTGAAAATCAACAATGGTATGGAACCTGCCGAGGCAGCACAAGAATGGGTTAAGAACAACCAGGATACTGTTAGTAAGTGGACAAAAGGTGTTAAGTAA
- a CDS encoding RluA family pseudouridine synthase: MNIPILFEDNHLLVVEKPVNIPVQGDRTGDNDLLSILKQDIKIRYQKPGNVFLALVHRLDRPVGGVMVFAKTSKAASRLSDSIRRGAFDKKYLAAVRGKPFRDRATLEDYLIKDTRENKVYTVSSDHKKAKKAVLDYEVLGEKEGLTLLSINLHTGRPHQIRVQLSAMGNPIYGDQKYGQKVNKPGQQIALWAYTLAFEHPTKKDMTEATSLPPKEYPWNLWQDGSLKR, encoded by the coding sequence GTGAATATTCCAATTTTATTCGAAGACAACCACCTGCTAGTAGTCGAAAAGCCGGTGAATATACCAGTACAGGGAGATCGTACAGGGGATAATGATTTGCTTTCTATATTAAAGCAGGACATAAAAATCCGTTACCAGAAGCCCGGGAATGTATTTCTGGCACTGGTACACCGCCTGGATCGTCCTGTTGGCGGTGTGATGGTTTTTGCCAAAACATCAAAAGCTGCTTCCCGTTTGTCAGATTCAATTCGCAGGGGTGCGTTTGATAAGAAATATCTGGCAGCAGTTCGGGGCAAACCTTTCAGGGATCGGGCAACACTGGAGGATTACCTGATTAAGGATACCCGCGAAAACAAAGTGTATACTGTTTCTTCTGATCATAAAAAGGCAAAAAAAGCGGTGCTTGACTATGAAGTGCTTGGTGAAAAAGAAGGATTAACGCTGTTGTCTATTAATTTACATACAGGCAGGCCGCATCAAATACGTGTCCAGCTTTCTGCGATGGGAAACCCCATCTATGGAGATCAAAAATATGGGCAGAAGGTTAACAAACCTGGGCAGCAAATTGCACTATGGGCATATACACTTGCATTTGAACATCCAACAAAAAAAGACATGACAGAAGCAACGTCATTGCCGCCTAAGGAGTATCCGTGGAATCTGTGGCAGGAT